A window of Longispora fulva contains these coding sequences:
- a CDS encoding putative Ig domain-containing protein, with translation MRSRSRCSASGRSCPPSPVPPAPTDAASPELVASLSRDLGITPQQALTRLAQQDAAHAVAGRLGVEFTSASWFDPATGKLNVAVTDAAGADRVRAAGAVPKIVTRSQGELAGLAGNIGNLAAGVPGVNGWAVDPRTNTVTVTVNRNARTERTEAFVSRLKALGDVIRVVDTTSAQHQQSGVVTNGDPWWPGTETNCSIGFAAADSSGGQHFLTAGHCTNDVNQAAYGKNSSGSKGEQLGTSNTGGSRSVNGNEGDMGVVAVNQNGWTLSNAVNTWGAAPVSVNGSADAVVGDAICHSGNTTHLRCGTVTEVNKSIQYVDANGNPTVRVDGLTQTNACSNAGDSGGAYYMGSGSTAKAVGLHSGGGNPCGQSDPDTTFQPLNEALQKWNLTLYTGGAQPTSSPTVKPTASPTVSPTVRPTASPTASPTGAPGATVTVTNPGNQWSFAGWQAFAVQIRATDSKGLPLTYTATGLPAGLAISSSGQITGTPTSVGTSTVKVTATDSGGASGSTTFSWQVTGW, from the coding sequence GTGCGCTCGCGTTCGCGGTGCTCGGCGTCGGGGCGATCATGCCCGCCTTCGCCGGTACCCCCCGCGCCCACCGACGCGGCGTCGCCGGAACTGGTCGCGTCGCTGTCGCGCGATCTGGGCATCACCCCGCAGCAGGCCCTCACCCGGCTCGCCCAGCAGGACGCGGCACACGCGGTCGCCGGCAGGCTCGGTGTGGAGTTCACCTCCGCGTCGTGGTTTGACCCCGCCACCGGGAAGCTGAACGTCGCGGTCACCGACGCCGCCGGCGCCGACCGGGTACGGGCGGCCGGGGCCGTACCGAAGATCGTCACCCGCTCACAGGGCGAGCTGGCCGGGCTGGCGGGCAACATCGGCAACCTCGCCGCCGGGGTGCCCGGGGTCAACGGCTGGGCGGTGGATCCGCGCACGAACACCGTGACGGTCACCGTCAACAGAAACGCCCGCACGGAACGCACCGAGGCGTTCGTCAGCCGGCTCAAGGCCCTCGGCGACGTGATCCGGGTCGTGGATACCACCTCCGCCCAGCACCAGCAGTCCGGGGTGGTCACCAACGGCGACCCATGGTGGCCGGGCACCGAGACGAACTGCTCGATCGGATTCGCGGCCGCCGACTCCTCCGGTGGCCAGCACTTCCTCACCGCCGGGCACTGCACGAACGACGTCAACCAGGCCGCCTACGGCAAGAACTCGTCTGGCTCGAAGGGGGAGCAGCTCGGCACCTCCAACACGGGCGGCAGCCGCAGCGTCAACGGCAACGAGGGCGACATGGGAGTCGTCGCCGTCAACCAGAACGGCTGGACGCTGAGCAACGCCGTCAACACGTGGGGCGCGGCGCCGGTCAGCGTCAACGGCAGTGCCGACGCGGTCGTCGGAGACGCGATCTGTCACTCCGGCAACACCACGCACCTGCGGTGCGGCACGGTCACCGAGGTCAACAAGTCCATCCAGTACGTCGACGCCAACGGCAACCCGACCGTGCGCGTCGACGGGCTCACCCAGACCAACGCGTGCTCCAACGCCGGTGACTCCGGCGGCGCGTACTACATGGGCTCGGGCAGCACGGCCAAGGCCGTCGGCCTGCACTCCGGCGGCGGCAACCCCTGCGGACAAAGTGACCCGGACACCACCTTCCAGCCGCTCAACGAGGCGCTGCAGAAGTGGAACCTGACCCTGTACACGGGCGGCGCGCAGCCGACCAGCTCGCCCACGGTCAAGCCCACCGCGTCCCCGACCGTTTCCCCGACCGTGCGGCCCACCGCCTCGCCGACCGCCAGCCCGACCGGTGCGCCGGGCGCGACGGTCACCGTCACCAACCCGGGCAACCAGTGGAGCTTCGCCGGCTGGCAGGCCTTCGCCGTCCAGATCCGGGCCACCGACAGCAAGGGCCTGCCGCTGACCTACACGGCCACCGGCCTGCCGGCGGGGCTGGCCATCAGTTCCTCCGGTCAGATCACCGGGACCCCGACCAGCGTCGGCACCTCCACGGTGAAGGTGACGGCGACCGACTCGGGCGGCGCGTCGGGGAGCACCACGTTCAGCTGGCAGGTCACCGGCTGGTAG
- a CDS encoding trypsin-like serine protease, producing the protein MRRIILILLAGLAAALLPAAGAQAVKGGTDTTTAEYPWTVVITRPGSPHPQHVSCGGALVRPNKVLTAAHCLDATLGDVKDKTVMYGRDDLTTTAGVEAKISSYWVHPDYVSGKLDGDDIAILTLDKNVGASVVQVATDPATNAVGTNLTLSTYGFTSSTPTFTSHIQKATLPIVENAKCTDLGWKFNADKQLCLGPTKNDTLGVCKGDSGGGVVAGTPATGYKLVGLIESGDTNCAGPQVTSQLTHYAEIIRQQLDGAPTRDFSLAMSPAAGTVAPGSSATTTVATTTVSGEPQTVALSASGAPAGVTVTFNPASVTTGQNATATISVAATAAGGTYPITVSASGTTSHTATYTLTVEGGGNPPGTHTFTSTRTYFVPDPGSVDSPITATGTGSAASTVTVTVKASHWCGAELAIVLVAPDGRQYPVKSASTGACASFSGGTYQVPGVSAPIAGTWTLRVTDTKAWNFGALNGWTLTA; encoded by the coding sequence ATGCGAAGAATCATCCTCATCCTGCTCGCCGGCCTGGCCGCGGCGCTGCTGCCCGCGGCCGGCGCCCAGGCGGTCAAGGGCGGCACCGACACCACGACGGCCGAGTACCCGTGGACGGTGGTCATCACCCGGCCCGGTAGCCCGCATCCGCAGCATGTGTCCTGCGGCGGCGCGCTGGTCCGACCGAACAAGGTCCTCACCGCCGCGCACTGCCTGGACGCCACCCTGGGCGACGTCAAGGACAAGACGGTGATGTACGGCCGCGACGACCTGACCACCACGGCCGGCGTCGAGGCGAAGATCTCCAGCTACTGGGTGCACCCGGACTACGTCTCGGGCAAGCTCGATGGCGACGACATCGCGATCCTCACCCTGGACAAGAACGTCGGCGCCTCGGTCGTGCAGGTGGCCACTGACCCGGCCACCAACGCCGTGGGGACCAACCTGACGTTGAGCACCTACGGCTTCACGTCCTCGACGCCCACATTCACCTCGCACATCCAGAAGGCGACACTTCCCATCGTCGAGAACGCCAAGTGCACCGACCTGGGATGGAAGTTCAACGCCGACAAGCAGCTGTGTCTCGGCCCGACGAAGAACGACACCCTTGGCGTGTGCAAGGGCGACAGCGGCGGCGGGGTGGTCGCCGGCACCCCGGCCACCGGGTACAAGCTCGTGGGCCTGATCGAGTCCGGTGACACCAACTGCGCCGGCCCGCAGGTCACCTCCCAGCTCACCCACTACGCCGAGATCATCCGACAGCAACTCGACGGCGCGCCCACCCGCGACTTCTCCCTGGCGATGAGCCCGGCCGCCGGCACGGTGGCTCCCGGTTCGTCGGCCACGACGACCGTGGCCACCACCACCGTGTCCGGGGAGCCACAGACCGTCGCGTTGTCGGCCTCGGGCGCGCCGGCTGGGGTGACCGTCACCTTCAACCCGGCCTCGGTAACCACGGGCCAGAACGCGACGGCGACGATCAGCGTTGCGGCCACCGCGGCCGGCGGCACCTACCCGATCACGGTCTCTGCTTCTGGTACGACCAGCCACACGGCCACCTACACGCTCACCGTCGAGGGCGGCGGCAACCCGCCGGGCACCCACACGTTCACCAGCACGAGGACGTACTTCGTCCCCGACCCCGGCAGTGTCGACAGCCCGATCACGGCCACCGGCACCGGATCGGCCGCCAGTACGGTGACCGTCACGGTGAAGGCCAGCCACTGGTGCGGCGCGGAACTGGCGATCGTGCTCGTCGCACCCGACGGCCGCCAGTACCCCGTGAAGTCCGCCTCGACCGGCGCGTGCGCCAGCTTCAGCGGCGGCACCTACCAGGTGCCCGGAGTGTCCGCGCCGATCGCGGGGACCTGGACGTTGCGCGTCACCGACACGAAGGCCTGGAACTTCGGCGCCCTCAACGGCTGGACGCTCACCGCGTGA
- a CDS encoding MFS transporter: MTDIHPRGVATLEQFSVYRWRWPALAVLLVAEAMDMLDALIATIASPAIRADLGGGASTMQWLGAAYALAMAVGLITGGRLGDIAGRRRMFLIGATGFTAASLACAVADSPGMLIGARGLQGLFGAIMIPQGLGIIKEMFHGRELGQAFGMFGPVMGLAYVGGPVFAGWLIQLDPLGAGWRTIFLINLPLGVCALLGGWRFLPESRSPDRPRLDLVGVALASLAALLVVYPLVQGRELGWPAWTFGCLGAGIATFALFGWYESRVAKAGGDPLVVPSLFRKRAFAGGLAMGTVFFAAVAGFSLVLSLYLQLGLAYSPVQAGLASLPWSAGLILGFVALHFAEKRTEPGRAVIQSGTVVMAAGIAAFIATLDADPTGWRLAPALVLTGLGMGLIMGPFFGTVLSAVDPHESGSASGTLTAVQQLGAALGVAVLGTVLFGSLGGADHLAPGTPGAFTGPMEVTLWVEVALLAATLLASWFLPRHGHPQEH; the protein is encoded by the coding sequence ATGACTGACATTCACCCCCGTGGCGTTGCCACCCTCGAACAATTCTCTGTGTACCGGTGGCGCTGGCCCGCCCTGGCCGTGCTGCTCGTCGCCGAGGCGATGGACATGCTCGACGCGCTGATCGCCACCATCGCCTCACCGGCCATCCGCGCCGACCTGGGCGGTGGCGCGAGCACGATGCAGTGGCTCGGGGCCGCCTACGCCCTGGCCATGGCGGTCGGGCTCATCACCGGCGGGCGACTGGGCGACATCGCCGGCCGCAGACGCATGTTCCTGATCGGCGCCACCGGGTTCACCGCGGCGTCCCTGGCATGCGCGGTCGCCGACTCCCCCGGCATGCTGATCGGGGCCCGGGGCCTGCAGGGCCTGTTCGGCGCCATCATGATCCCGCAGGGGCTGGGCATCATCAAGGAGATGTTCCACGGCCGCGAACTCGGCCAGGCGTTCGGCATGTTCGGCCCGGTGATGGGTCTGGCCTATGTGGGCGGCCCGGTATTCGCCGGCTGGCTGATCCAGCTCGACCCGCTCGGCGCCGGCTGGCGTACGATCTTCCTGATCAACCTGCCGCTGGGCGTGTGCGCCCTGCTCGGCGGGTGGCGGTTCCTGCCCGAGTCGCGCAGCCCCGACCGGCCCCGCCTCGACCTGGTCGGCGTCGCGCTGGCGTCGCTGGCGGCCCTGCTGGTCGTCTACCCGCTCGTCCAGGGCCGCGAACTGGGCTGGCCCGCCTGGACCTTCGGCTGCCTCGGTGCCGGGATCGCCACGTTCGCACTCTTCGGCTGGTACGAGTCGCGCGTGGCGAAAGCCGGCGGCGACCCGCTGGTCGTGCCGAGCCTGTTCCGCAAACGGGCGTTCGCCGGCGGCCTGGCGATGGGCACGGTCTTCTTCGCCGCCGTCGCCGGCTTCTCCCTGGTCCTGAGCCTGTACCTGCAACTCGGCCTCGCCTACTCCCCGGTTCAGGCCGGCCTGGCGAGCCTGCCCTGGTCGGCGGGGCTGATCCTCGGCTTCGTGGCCCTCCATTTCGCGGAGAAGCGCACCGAGCCTGGGCGCGCGGTGATCCAGTCCGGCACCGTGGTGATGGCCGCCGGCATCGCGGCGTTCATCGCCACCCTGGATGCCGACCCCACCGGCTGGCGGCTCGCCCCGGCGCTGGTCCTCACCGGCCTGGGAATGGGACTCATCATGGGCCCGTTCTTCGGCACCGTGCTGTCCGCCGTCGACCCGCACGAGTCCGGCTCCGCATCGGGCACCCTGACCGCCGTCCAGCAGCTCGGCGCGGCCCTGGGCGTCGCGGTCCTCGGCACCGTGCTCTTCGGATCCCTCGGCGGGGCGGACCACCTCGCGCCGGGAACGCCCGGGGCCTTCACAGGCCCGATGGAGGTCACGCTGTGGGTCGAGGTCGCCCTGCTCGCCGCGACCCTGCTGGCCTCCTGGTTCCTCCCCCGACACGGCCACCCGCAGGAGCATTGA
- a CDS encoding M28 family peptidase — MRRRAGLPVAAAGIALAVVAGTAAALSWSAAQSPSAQASDPVGLAVAAADRAALSGLDALGKGPSEQFDRRAVYRGGDPGQRDLYYVSYDRTYKGLPVVGGDAVVATDAAGHVLTTASASHTAISVPIAATVTAEQAAVASRAKLTRVDTVGTSRLVVLVRDEHPRLAWETLVTGRKGSEPSEQTVYVDAHSGQVADAVEGVHADTVNGYYDGTVDIDASASGSNRTLVDTGRPGLKCGDYSTKSVYTNTSTSWGNGSGTDLKTACAEAFYAVGREWDMLKNWLGRNGIDGNGNAVPIYVNEGDVNAHWYNGQGYAAFGHNQPNDRQLVALDVVGHEMGHGLDEYTPGGTSSEAGLGEGTGDIFGSLTEAYANNPKDRPDFEVGEVVSLQGDGKPLRYMYDPSKDGRSPNCYSSSIPNTEVHDAAGPLNHWFYLLAEGTAPTDGQPTSPTCNSSTLTGVGIQSAGKVFYNAMLLKTSGMTYKKYRIATLQAAKSLDSTCALFTKTKAAWDAVTLPAQSGEATCTGTPGNDFSVSLSPASGSVQPGASTTVTVGTTTTSGTAQTVNLSASGQPSGVTVSFSPASVQSGANATMTVAASTSATAGTYTVTVTGTGSATHTATYALTVGGGNPNPGGAPDIDVAKVQAHLAQLGTIASQNGGTRRAGSAGHTQSVAYIKGKLQAAGFTVTEQNCTSCTYVSNNLIADWPGGDTNNTVMFGAHLDSVSAGPGINDNGSGSASILEAALALAQANPTMTKHVRFGWWTDEEQGLNGSKFYVNSLTAAQKSAIKGYYNFDMVASPNGGYFINNLTTATSAPMKAYWDSLNLAPQENVEGQGRSDDASFQNGGVPTSGYATGANATKSPAEATKWGGTAGQAYDSCYHQSCDTTSNINATALNRSADGIAYTIWNLAVGTSTVNDFSVTVSPSSGTANLGQSLTTTVNTATTSGAAQSVALTASNVPAGVKVTFSPSSVTSGSSATANISVATNATPGTYTITVTGTGSATHTSTYTLTVTDGGSSPSPNPTTPPPTGRTFTNDTDFPINDNRITSSVNSTATGQATTPVTLSVTINHTCAEDLGISLIAPNGQVYAVKYSGTGNYPCTPFGGQKSYSVPANSAASGTWQLRVTDYGPGDTGVLDTWSVTL, encoded by the coding sequence ATGAGGCGTAGAGCCGGGTTACCGGTCGCAGCGGCCGGGATCGCCCTCGCGGTGGTCGCCGGCACGGCGGCGGCGTTGTCGTGGTCGGCGGCGCAGTCGCCGTCCGCACAGGCGTCCGATCCCGTCGGGTTGGCGGTCGCCGCCGCCGACCGGGCGGCCCTGAGCGGGCTGGACGCGCTGGGCAAGGGCCCCAGCGAGCAGTTCGACCGCCGAGCGGTGTACCGGGGCGGCGACCCGGGTCAGCGGGACCTGTACTACGTGTCCTACGACCGCACCTACAAGGGACTTCCGGTAGTGGGTGGCGATGCTGTCGTGGCCACCGACGCCGCCGGGCACGTGCTGACCACAGCCTCGGCGTCGCACACGGCGATCTCGGTGCCGATCGCCGCGACCGTCACCGCCGAGCAGGCCGCCGTCGCGTCGCGGGCGAAGCTGACCCGGGTCGACACCGTGGGCACGTCCCGTCTCGTGGTGCTGGTCCGTGACGAGCACCCGCGGCTGGCGTGGGAGACCCTGGTGACGGGCCGCAAGGGTTCCGAGCCCAGCGAGCAGACCGTGTACGTCGACGCGCACAGCGGCCAGGTGGCCGACGCGGTCGAGGGCGTGCACGCCGACACCGTCAACGGGTACTACGACGGGACCGTCGACATCGACGCCTCCGCCTCGGGGAGCAACCGCACCCTGGTCGACACCGGCCGCCCGGGCCTGAAGTGCGGCGACTACAGCACGAAGAGCGTCTACACGAACACTTCTACCAGTTGGGGCAACGGTTCCGGCACGGATCTGAAGACCGCCTGCGCCGAGGCGTTCTACGCCGTCGGCCGCGAGTGGGACATGCTGAAGAACTGGCTGGGCCGCAACGGGATCGACGGCAACGGCAACGCGGTGCCGATCTACGTCAACGAGGGCGACGTCAACGCGCACTGGTACAACGGCCAGGGCTACGCCGCCTTCGGGCACAACCAGCCCAACGACCGCCAGCTCGTGGCCCTCGACGTGGTCGGGCACGAGATGGGGCACGGGCTCGACGAGTACACCCCGGGTGGCACCTCTTCCGAGGCGGGGCTGGGCGAGGGCACCGGGGACATCTTCGGCTCCCTGACCGAGGCGTACGCGAACAACCCCAAGGACAGGCCCGACTTCGAGGTCGGCGAGGTCGTCAGCCTCCAGGGCGACGGCAAGCCGCTGCGGTACATGTACGACCCGTCCAAGGACGGCCGCAGCCCCAACTGTTACTCGTCGAGCATCCCGAACACCGAGGTGCACGACGCTGCGGGGCCCCTGAACCACTGGTTCTACCTGCTGGCCGAGGGCACCGCCCCGACGGACGGGCAGCCGACGAGCCCGACCTGCAACAGCAGCACGCTGACCGGGGTCGGGATCCAGAGCGCCGGCAAGGTGTTCTACAACGCGATGCTGCTCAAGACGTCGGGGATGACGTACAAGAAGTACCGCATCGCCACCCTGCAGGCCGCAAAGAGCCTCGACTCCACGTGTGCTCTGTTCACCAAGACCAAGGCCGCGTGGGACGCGGTGACCCTGCCGGCGCAGTCCGGTGAGGCGACGTGCACCGGCACCCCTGGCAATGATTTCTCGGTCTCGTTGAGCCCGGCGAGTGGCAGCGTCCAGCCGGGCGCCTCGACCACCGTCACCGTGGGCACGACGACGACGAGCGGCACCGCGCAGACCGTGAACCTCAGCGCGTCCGGGCAGCCGTCCGGGGTCACGGTGTCGTTCAGCCCCGCGTCGGTGCAGAGCGGCGCGAACGCCACGATGACCGTCGCCGCCTCGACCTCCGCGACCGCAGGCACCTACACCGTCACGGTGACCGGGACCGGATCGGCGACGCACACGGCGACCTACGCCCTGACCGTCGGCGGCGGGAACCCGAACCCCGGCGGCGCGCCGGACATCGACGTGGCCAAGGTGCAGGCGCACCTGGCCCAGTTGGGCACGATCGCCTCGCAGAACGGCGGCACCCGCCGGGCCGGATCGGCCGGGCACACCCAGTCCGTGGCGTACATCAAGGGCAAGTTGCAGGCGGCCGGCTTCACGGTCACCGAGCAGAACTGCACCAGCTGCACCTACGTCTCCAACAACCTGATCGCCGACTGGCCGGGCGGCGACACCAACAACACCGTCATGTTCGGCGCGCATCTCGACAGCGTCAGCGCGGGGCCGGGCATCAACGACAACGGCTCCGGGTCGGCGTCGATCCTGGAGGCGGCCCTCGCCCTGGCGCAGGCCAACCCGACGATGACCAAGCACGTGCGGTTCGGCTGGTGGACGGACGAGGAGCAGGGCCTCAACGGCTCCAAGTTCTACGTCAACTCCCTCACCGCCGCGCAGAAGAGCGCGATCAAGGGGTACTACAACTTCGATATGGTCGCCTCGCCCAACGGCGGGTACTTCATCAACAACCTGACCACCGCGACGTCGGCGCCGATGAAGGCGTACTGGGACTCGCTGAACCTGGCGCCCCAGGAGAACGTCGAGGGCCAGGGCCGCTCCGACGACGCGTCGTTCCAGAACGGCGGCGTCCCCACCTCCGGGTACGCGACCGGGGCCAACGCCACCAAGTCGCCGGCGGAGGCCACCAAGTGGGGCGGCACGGCCGGGCAGGCGTATGACTCCTGCTACCACCAGTCGTGTGACACCACCTCCAACATCAACGCGACCGCGCTCAACCGCAGCGCGGACGGCATCGCGTACACCATCTGGAATCTGGCCGTGGGGACCAGCACCGTCAACGACTTCTCGGTGACGGTCAGTCCGAGCTCGGGCACCGCGAACCTGGGCCAGTCGTTGACGACGACGGTTAACACGGCCACCACCTCGGGCGCGGCCCAGTCGGTGGCCCTGACGGCGAGCAACGTGCCGGCCGGGGTGAAAGTGACCTTCAGCCCGTCGTCGGTGACGTCGGGGTCCAGCGCCACGGCGAACATCTCGGTGGCCACCAACGCGACCCCGGGCACCTACACGATCACCGTGACGGGTACGGGCTCTGCCACCCACACCAGCACCTACACCCTGACCGTCACCGACGGGGGCTCCAGCCCGTCGCCGAACCCGACCACGCCTCCGCCGACCGGGCGGACGTTCACCAACGACACGGACTTCCCGATCAACGACAACCGGATCACCAGCTCGGTGAACTCCACCGCGACCGGGCAGGCGACCACGCCGGTCACCTTGTCGGTCACGATCAACCACACCTGCGCCGAGGACCTCGGGATCAGCCTGATCGCCCCCAACGGCCAGGTGTACGCGGTCAAGTACTCCGGCACCGGCAACTACCCCTGCACCCCGTTCGGCGGCCAGAAGTCCTACAGCGTGCCGGCGAACTCGGCCGCCTCGGGAACCTGGCAGCTGCGGGTCACCGACTACGGGCCCGGCGACACCGGCGTGCTCGACACCTGGTCGGTCACCCTGTGA
- a CDS encoding alpha-lytic protease prodomain-containing protein codes for MRSTLRNLVAALALTAALLPVTASAADPVPDGMVAGLQSDLGLTAAQARTRLAQQDTADRIAAALGRDLAASAWFDATSGKLTVAVTDKTTADRVRAAGAVPQTVARSAAELTGLARQIGALAGRGVAGVSGWGVDARTNSVVITVHDRGAAAGFLDTATALSPAVRVVDGSPQRQQSGVVQAGDPWWPGTESNCSIGFAAVDSTGGKHLVTAGHCTNDANQAAYGKNTSGTKGEQLGTSNVGGSRSINANEGDFGVVAVNHANNWSLSNTVNTWGNGAVSVNGTAEAVVGDAVCHSGNTTQWRCGKVTAVNQTVVYQGGPTIEGLTYTDACSNSGDSGGGYVMGSGSTAKAVGLHSGGGNPCGQSSPNTVFQPVNEALQKWNLTLYTSDVPPEFSLTLSATSGSVRAGSATTTTVNTATVSGSAQNITLAATGAPAGVSVTFNPGSVQSGGSSTATIATTTAAAAGTYPITVTGTGTTNGHSASYTLTVTTDPGPSGSIVNGDFETGDLTGWTKAGTASNVTSPVHGGTKAALVGSTTATVESTLSQTFTAPTGAGQLSFWYKMTCPDTVYYDWATAALKDNAAGTTTTVLARTCSTDTAYKQVTAPVNAGVSYTLTLVNHADGNPYDISYTAFDDVTVSGGTPPAGGVVNGDYETGDLGGWTSAGATGNIATPVHGGTRAARIGAVTPSTDSTLSQTFTAPAGATQLSFWYKMSCPDTVAYAWFTATLKDNTTGATSTPQDKICTQAKSFQQVTVPVTAGHSYTLTFTNHDDNYADDPVYSVVDDVTTTS; via the coding sequence ATGCGGTCCACACTTCGAAATCTTGTCGCGGCGCTCGCCCTGACCGCCGCGCTCCTACCGGTCACGGCGTCCGCCGCCGACCCCGTCCCGGACGGCATGGTCGCCGGCCTACAAAGCGATCTCGGACTGACGGCAGCCCAGGCCCGCACCCGCCTCGCCCAACAGGACACGGCCGACCGGATCGCCGCCGCGCTGGGCAGGGACCTGGCCGCCAGCGCCTGGTTCGACGCCACCAGCGGCAAACTCACCGTGGCCGTCACGGACAAGACCACCGCCGATCGGGTACGCGCCGCCGGCGCCGTGCCGCAGACCGTCGCCCGCAGCGCCGCCGAACTGACCGGCCTGGCCCGCCAGATCGGGGCACTGGCCGGGCGCGGAGTCGCCGGGGTCAGCGGCTGGGGCGTGGACGCCCGCACCAACAGCGTCGTCATCACCGTGCACGACCGGGGCGCGGCGGCCGGCTTCCTCGACACCGCCACAGCGCTCAGCCCGGCGGTCCGGGTCGTCGACGGCAGCCCGCAGCGCCAGCAGTCCGGGGTCGTGCAGGCCGGCGATCCCTGGTGGCCGGGCACGGAGTCCAACTGCTCGATCGGCTTCGCGGCCGTCGACTCCACCGGAGGAAAGCACCTTGTCACCGCCGGGCACTGCACCAACGACGCCAACCAGGCCGCTTACGGCAAGAACACGTCCGGCACGAAGGGCGAGCAGCTCGGCACGAGCAACGTCGGCGGCTCCCGCAGCATCAACGCCAACGAGGGCGACTTCGGCGTGGTGGCCGTCAACCACGCCAACAACTGGTCCCTGAGCAACACGGTCAACACCTGGGGCAACGGCGCGGTCAGCGTGAACGGCACCGCCGAGGCCGTGGTCGGCGACGCGGTCTGCCACTCCGGGAACACCACCCAGTGGCGGTGCGGGAAGGTCACGGCCGTCAACCAGACCGTCGTGTACCAGGGCGGCCCCACCATCGAAGGGCTGACCTACACCGACGCCTGCTCCAACTCCGGGGACTCCGGCGGCGGCTACGTCATGGGCTCCGGCAGTACCGCCAAGGCCGTCGGTCTGCACTCCGGTGGCGGCAACCCCTGCGGGCAGAGCAGCCCCAACACCGTCTTCCAGCCGGTCAACGAGGCCCTGCAGAAGTGGAACCTGACCCTCTACACCTCCGACGTGCCACCCGAGTTCTCCCTGACCCTGAGCGCCACCTCCGGCAGCGTGCGCGCGGGATCGGCGACCACCACGACGGTGAACACCGCGACCGTCTCCGGCAGCGCACAGAACATCACCCTGGCGGCCACCGGAGCCCCCGCCGGAGTCTCGGTCACCTTCAACCCCGGCTCGGTGCAGTCCGGCGGCTCCTCGACGGCCACCATCGCCACGACAACGGCCGCAGCGGCCGGCACCTACCCGATCACGGTCACCGGCACCGGTACCACCAACGGCCACAGCGCCAGCTACACCCTGACCGTCACCACCGACCCAGGCCCCTCCGGCAGCATCGTCAACGGGGACTTCGAAACCGGCGACCTGACCGGCTGGACGAAGGCGGGCACGGCGTCGAATGTGACCAGCCCCGTGCACGGCGGCACGAAGGCGGCGCTCGTCGGGTCGACCACGGCGACGGTGGAGTCGACGCTGAGCCAGACCTTCACCGCGCCGACCGGGGCGGGCCAGCTGTCCTTCTGGTACAAGATGACCTGCCCCGACACGGTGTACTACGACTGGGCCACCGCCGCGCTGAAGGACAACGCCGCCGGCACCACGACCACGGTCCTCGCCCGCACCTGCTCCACCGACACCGCCTACAAGCAGGTCACCGCCCCCGTCAACGCCGGGGTGAGCTACACATTGACCCTGGTCAACCACGCCGACGGCAACCCCTACGACATCTCGTACACCGCCTTCGACGACGTCACGGTCAGCGGCGGCACCCCGCCCGCCGGCGGGGTCGTCAACGGCGACTACGAGACCGGCGACCTGGGCGGCTGGACGTCGGCCGGCGCCACCGGCAACATCGCGACCCCGGTACACGGCGGAACCCGCGCCGCCCGGATCGGGGCGGTCACCCCGAGCACGGACTCGACCCTGAGCCAGACGTTCACCGCGCCGGCCGGAGCCACCCAGCTGTCGTTCTGGTACAAGATGTCGTGCCCCGACACGGTCGCGTACGCCTGGTTCACCGCGACCCTCAAGGACAACACGACCGGGGCGACGAGCACCCCGCAGGACAAGATCTGCACCCAGGCGAAGTCCTTCCAGCAGGTCACGGTCCCCGTCACCGCGGGACACTCCTACACCCTCACGTTCACCAACCACGACGACAACTACGCCGACGATCCTGTGTACTCGGTCGTCGACGACGTGACAACGACGAGCTAG